GAACAATCAATAACACCAATCAATATGTTCTAAGGAATCGATTTCTATTACTAGTTATGAGATTGTCGATTTTAGGTTATAGATTTTAGGGTTTTGATCAAAGACATGGGATTCCATAATAATGGATTTGGGGGTTTTAGGTTTGATCATTATGTTCTCAGATTTAGTCTGTACCTTTGTTTTGTAGTTCTGAACCGGACCACCAAAGATCAGAGACGAGCTGAGACGGACAGACGCGGGACGGCTCCTAACGGGTCGCGGTGCCGAGGACGATCGCAAGCTGTTGCTTGTCGCGGATAGGGTTGCGTCTGGATGGGATCGTGATCTGAACTGGATGCAAGTTGAGCTGAGGCTGAGGACGTTGATCACGGACAGGGAACGTCTGAAGCTGAGCTTGATCAGAGTTGAGACGAGACGGAGGTCGTCTAGGATCATCGCCGCCGGCTTAGGGTTTTAGGGTTTATAGGTTTCGATTTTGTCTCAGGGTTTTGGAGTCTATCGTGCTGCTAACGTGTTGTAAAAAAATGAGGAATTCTTCTTTGTATTATTATTGATCAATAGAGGTTCCTTTATATAAGGATTACAAGATAAGTAAAAAGGAAATTATCCAAAACCTAATACAACTGAAAATAAGAAAACTACTAAAACATAGAAAATGAAAGTTGTAGTGGCCGACTATGCTCCTCTTGGCCGCGACTGAGCCTTGTCTTGGTCTTGGTTATGGGCCATCCAGTTAATAATTTATAACATATTTGAAGTTATAGAGTTTCTTTTGGATATACTCTCAGTGAATTATAGTTTTTTTAGCGTAATTGGACCTAATTTCTCTGAATAATATGTTTATAAAAAAAATGTATTAGTAGTCTTGATGAATTATCTAATATTTTCTATCAAAACTGATGTTTGAAAATATTTAAATAATCATTCTTCGGATGAAAACGGAGAAACGTTGTCGTTTTCATCATCTTCTTCAACGTCCGAAACAAAAAAAGCTCACTTGCAAATTCCAGAGAAAGAGAGAAAGCTCGAGACTTTCGGCGGCGCAGAACCTCGTCGGAGAGAATCGGTACGATCTTTAACTTTATCGATGTCTATTGATTGCTGTCCTTTCAATTACTTTTATCATTTGCGTCTCATCATCGTGTGACCTAGACGATCTTGTTCGATTCCTACGCTTAGCTGATTAGTGGGTTTTGATTTATAGGGTTAACGGATGTATTGGGTTCTCGCCTATTCAACGTTTGAATCTGAAAACAGTTTATATTTAGCTCAAAATATGAATAAAGGATCAAGCTTTTAGAGATCTTATACAAAGTCAAACACTTTGAATGTGATAACGTTTCTTAGAGCATAAAAATCGAATCTTTCTATTTAGAGTTTGCGTTATCACATCTCACTATCTCAGATAGACATTGATTCTGTTCTGTGTATTGTTTATGCACACTTTCAGTACCATGTGAGCTCCATGAAGGTGGGAGTTAGTAGAATCTGTTTTGGCTTGTTCTGTTGAAGAAGACATTCAATGTTATCCATCCCTGATACCAGAATGTGGAACCTAGCTTCGAGCTATCTCACAGGACCGAAACACGAAACAAGAAGACCAGTACATACTCATGTGGAATGTTCTGATGATGATGAGTCATCTGTAGGCAGCAGAGAGGAAGGTCTGGAGTGTCCCATTTGCTGGGAATCATTCAACATCGTCGAAAACGTTCCTTACGTGCTATGGTGCGGCCACACGATGTGCAAGAACTGCATCTTGGGACTTCAGTGGGCTATAGTGAAGCTACCTACGCACCCGGTTCAGCTCCCTTTCTTCATCTCATGCCCATGGTGCAACAAACTCTCCTTCCGTCTTGTCTTTAAAGGAGCTCTTAGATTCCCTCACAAGAACTACTTTGTGCTTTGGATGGTCGAGAGGATGAATGGCGAGAGACGGAATTCGCCAGGGAGAGATCAAACAGATGGAAACAATGATTGTACAAGGGTGCCTCCTCCTCCGTGTCTCCACCACCGTCATCATCGTACTCAGTCTGTTCCGAGGGACAACATACAGACTTCACTGAGGAAGTCTTTGGTTTTCTTTGTGCAATTGACGGCAAAGTTCCCACTGGTTGTCATGTTCCTGCTGATAATACTCTATGCAATACCGACCTGTGCAGCTATTTTGGCGATGTACATTCTAGTCACTCTCTTGCTGGCTCTACCGTCGTTTCTCATCCTCTACTTTGCGTATCCTTGTCTTGACTGGCTCGTCAGGGAGATTGTCACATGAGCTTTCTGGTTTTACAAGTTAGTCCTAAAGACTGGTCCATCCTCCTTGTAGGTATAATGATTTTGGAATCATCTGTCTTTCTTATCTATGTAGGAAGATATAATAGTATTGTGATATTTGAGGATCCTGCCCTGTGATTGTTTGAGAATAAGATTTGTGTTGAAAAAAACTTTATGGTGTTAATGAATTTACTGAAGTGAAACAATGAACATAAAAACTTTGCTATTAGCAGTCTTTGGGCCTCAACATCCGAAAATAATTAAATTACAATTGAAATGAAATATCTAGAATTTAGAAAAACAAAGTTCTTCATCATCTTTTATATTTTGATGAAAATAACGTGATGCAATCAGCTAACAACATCCATATTATAATTTTTGTATGTCTTGATCAAAATTAATGAAAATGTAGCATGTGCTATATCATTCATCATCATCAGCTGCTGCTTCTTCTTCGTCTATTTCCTCTCCAGAGGCATCAACTATCTCTTCATCTGAAACAAGCCAATGAGAAACTAAGTACACACACACACATCAAACAAACCAAACCGCCAAGCTCTAGTTCACAAAGAGAACAAGAACAGGCGAGAGAGCAATACCTTCTAAAACCTCTTCCATTGCATAGACATTATGTAAAGAGTCTAGCCTTTCCTCTACTTGTCCACGAAGTTTCTCACCAAAATCTGCACTGCTACTATCTGCAAAAATAAGAGATGTTATGTATATATAATCTATGCAACAACAAGTTACATCAAAATCTTACAAAAGGACACTTCAAACAATCATTACCACCAAAATAGTCAACCCTGGCAGCAATAGAACACTTGCCAGCTAGACAACGAGCCATACGTCCCTTGTTTCTAGCAGATGCTCTACCAATGAATGAAGAGTGGAATATCAGACCGTGCTTTGGTGTCTTTCCACCTGTTCTCAACGCCCTGAGAATTTTATTCACAACACAGTTAATAAAAGGACTGCAGCAGAACAGTAGAAAACAAAAGGCATGGTCTTTGAAAATCAGTGTTCTAAAAATCGGCATATAAAAAAAAAAATCTCATATAAAGCGGCCTAGCGATTTCATGAACATTATTAAAAATGCACCTGAAAAGAGCCCTCTCTGCTCCAAGAATCTGTAGAGTTGAAGATGGGTGCTTTGCAAGATTTATAAGACTCCCCGCGTGTGAAATCAACCTGGCTGCAACCGTCTCACCAATCAATGCAGCCAAGTTTGGAGCAACGTCCTTCACCTTAACAACAAGGTAGTCATACAGCTTCTTTCTGTAATCGGTTAGGTCTATAACTCCCTGAGCAAAGGTCTGGGCATGTAACAAATCTAGCGGTGATAAGTCCAGGCCTTTAAGACACACAAACATTGTTTTTTTTTCAGAACAAACATAACCATGTTTTATTCATTGTAATTACATTTGTATAGATCTATTACCCATAGATGCTTGTCCAGCCTCAACAACCTCTCTTGCTTTATCTTCATCCCCACCAAGGACTTCAGTAAGCACTGGAACATGCTCTTCAGACAACTTTGACTTGTCCTCTATAATCTTTGAAGCTTGTGCATACATGTAATTGTCATTAACTATCTTGTCTAGCTCAGGGAAGTGCGGTGAGTACCACTCTCTGACAAGATCATTATAAAAAAACTACTTAGCTTAATCAAAATTTCCTAAACTTAGAGAATAACAAGCAAGCAAGCAAACAATCAAAACAAACCTGGTTCTCATAGCATAGGAGTTGATATCTTTATCAAGCGTGTCAAGCAAGGAAATAGTTTGAATAACCATATGATCCTCTCTGTTCACATTGTACTTGACCTTTGCTCTACTGTAGCTATGAGCTAATCCATGTTGAGCTTTCTCAAGACCACCAGGCTACATAGAAGAAGAATGTGTTTCCGTAAGAAACATATACAGAAAGAATGAAAAAATAATCAATCAGATCATCACCTTGAAGTCATTGATGAAACTATCAAAGTGCTGACGAACGCCTCTAAGAAGCTCTTGGACAAACTCATTGCTCTGACAAGGAATCTTAGTAGCCTCAAATATGGAAGAACCGAGTCTTGGCTCAGATACTCCTAAGCTAAACTTGGGCTCTACGCCTTCTTCCACTTTAGGGAAATTTAGGTCAAGAAAGCTTCTAAGTTCCTCACTCATAAACCCTACAAAAGAGATGTAAGTTACTTGTTTTCTTGATTTACAAGCAAAAGAAAGACAAGAATGGTTTGTCTACCTTCAGAGACGGCGTTGATTTGGTTTAGAGCATCTTGTGCAGTCTGCCAAGGGTGAAAAGCAGTTAGCTTGACGACCTGACGGAACTGAGCAAGGTCGGAAACTGAGCTTTGAACAGCCTCAACGTTCTGACCGATCTCATTGAGGCCATGCACGTCGAACAGGGCGTAGCCGGAGGATGATTCGTAGAGAACATACATCGCCATTGGAATTGTGTAGAATGAGAAACTTAGACCTAACTCTCTTTGAAAAGAATCAAATATATACCCTAAACCCTAGCCGACTTTGGTCCAACATTAATTTCACTAGAGCTGTTCCCGGGCTACGCCCGGGTAATTTCCATAAAATTGTTAAAATAAAATATTATATTAGATTAATATATTTTTATCTAAATTATGATTAATATAAAACAGTGTTTGGATTAAAATAATCACTGAATGTAAGAAGAAAAGAAAAAGTATTATAGATGGTTATTGGTATTTATTGAAATAATGGTTTCATTGACGTAGGAAGCGGTAATGTAAATATTAAATATTTAAGTGTTAACAAAATATAAAACAATTCCATTATGAATATAAGACAACCATTATAATGATTGGTTCTTATTTGTATAAAATATATATGCATAGAAACCTTAGAAAAGAATGAAACCGAAGAATTAAAACAGAAACAATTGAAACAATACTATAACTTATTAACCAAGCGTATAAGCACACGTCAAAATAATCATCGAAACCCTAGCTTAAAATTCTCGGAAACATAGATCTAAAAACTGGAAACTATTTTTGGAGAATCGACGCACAAAATGAGAATGAGAATGAAACCTTAGAAAAAATGAAACCGAAGAATTAAAACAGAAACAATTGAAACAATACTATAACTTATTAACCAAGCGTATAAGCACACGTCAAAATAATCATCGAAACCCTAGCTTAAAATTCTCGGAAACATAGATCTAAAAACTGGAAACTATTTTTGGAGAATCGACGCACCTGTTCGTCAATGAGGAGCATTTCGAGGCCAATCAGTGTCTTCTTGACCGGGTTTCGAGCCTCCCAGAAATGAATGAGCCGGAAGCGAAGCTGAGTCTCGTGTGGACCTAGAGAGACATCCTTGAAGAACATGACTTGTTCATCAGGGTCGGAGGAGACATGAGACTTCCTATTTCGTTTCATCGCCATGGATCGAGATTTGAGTGGTTGTAGGGTTTTGGATAATAGAGAAGATTAGTATATAAAGGAGGATGAAAAGGGGGAGGTGAAACGAAATCATTAAGGAGGTATATTGATTGTATAGAAGTGGATCGATTAGATCTCGGCTTCTCTGCTCATCGATCGGAGAAGACGAAGAGGTAGCAGCGATGAGAATCTCATCCCTCGACGAATTCTTCGAGGTTTCAATTACGGCAAAAACGACGCTAAACTCCAATATAGGCCACAACACTATGGTGAAGCCCACAACATTTCGGTGAAGCCCACAACACATACCAGAAACAAATCGCAAACCGCGAGCCCGGGATGACGTGTCAATTTCGACGCTCCTGATTGGTTCGAATAAACAATCTGACGTGGACACCTTCCCTGCTCTCTATATCCCCCTTTTAGTATTACTAGAACTTTTTCCCGGGCTACGCTCGGGTTTTTGCCTATGATAGTGTTCCATGGATGTTCTAGGTAAACAATTATTTTTCCTCTGTCTTGAGATCATGCAAAAGTTATAACATCCGAGGCTATGTTCACATGTCTGGGTTCTTTGTTAAAGTTAGGAACCATTTGAGAGATTCGCTAAGTATTTTGTTTCGCCTCCAATTTCGTTTTGTAAAAGTGAATAGTTTTATCAGTTTGTAATTTGCTTTAGTTATTTGTATTCGAGTGAGAGTAGAGAAGAGGAAAAAGACTTTTAAGGTTGTGTTTGTGATAAATGTTTGAGAAATGTAAAAATTTAGCAGACTATTCATGATTTTGTTATTGATCAAGGCTCATTTTTGTCCATGATGCAATATTTGCTCATAATATTTTAGGTTTGATTACATTAAAATATTTCAGTGTTATTTACTAAATCTAATAGGTTTTAAAAAATTAAATTTTTGTAACAAAAACTATTAGTATATAAGCCAACATTAACTCTTACTAAAAACTCATAGAAATTTTTTTATAAAGTTAACCAACTTAAGTGTATATATAATTAAGGGAAATTGGGTTTAATAATACCAAAAAAAAACATAATTCACTATCTAACTAAAATCCTACCCTCTCTCCTCCATTCTCTTCCTATCTCTCTCTTTGCTCTCTAAAAATCTAATTTTCTCTTTTTTTGGTTATTTCACAAATAAGTCATATAATTAAATTTCTTGCAGACTCAGACCTAAAAAAAAAAACTGTCCCACTTAACATAGGTTTATAAGTCAGAAATTGTTGTTAAACTTTAAAATTTGTAAATTTATATATTCACCTAAGATTACAGCATTTAAATTTTAAGGAAACTTTTGGAAACTTAGATTTTAACTTTTGTTTTACTCTTCTTTCTATGAGTAAAGTGGGTGTTTTATTTCAGTTTTATATTGTTTGTTATCTTTACATCATTAAGTATATTGTAAGATTATATTTAAGAATATGACTTGGACCAGCACTACATATCTCTCGAGCTTCTCTTCTGCTTGTCTCTGACTCTTATTGTAGAAACACATAATATTAGTCTCGAGATAAATAAACCTTCTGATCAAGCAAAACCATGTCTACAGCATAAAGTCTCCCCCTTTCTTCATGTTGCCTAATTGGATGGGGAAATATAGCTGACAATGGTTACACATCATCGTTGAGAAAAGCCGGGAACAACGGGACATCATCTTTGAGAAAAGTCGGCAACAACGGGACTGTATGTAATGTTATAAAAATGTCTAGATAATATCATACTATCGTTGAGAGTTATTGCAATAGATTATTCAAATATGAGTAATAGATTAGATATCAAAAGATAAAAGCGGTTTAGTAGATTAGATTTTTGGTGGCAAAAAGAAAATGTTAAGTATAACAAATAAAATCATTGTTTACAATTTTAAAAAATCAAAATTGTAAATCCAAACACAATGACAAAATCAGAGCACAAACAAAATTTTATGCCTGAACTTTTTAGTACGTGTAAGTAAAGATAGGCAACAATGTCATGGGAGAGACCAAGGTAAGAAGCAATATCAAAACTTCATACATATACTAAGAAGAGCCTTCTCTAGAAGATCTTATTGTTTGGCCTTAATCTTTCCCTTGCCGGGAAACTTCCTTTTGAGCATCTACAACTTCTCTGTAGAAGAAAGAAAAGACAGTATCTTGAAAAACGATAGGAAAAAAAAACAAAACATAATGAGGGTTTCAAACAAACGTAATCTGCACAACAGAAGTGCAAAACAGAAACTTTAGGCAACACTCATCTATATTTGAAACTCACAATTAATCATAAAGAAAAGAACCAATATAAGCAAGCATTAAGAAACAGTACCCTCGTAAAAGCCGAGCTTGAGCGTGCCATGATTATAATTAGATAGATAAAACGTTTTTTATCAAATCCATAAAACGTTTTTATCTTGAAAACAAAAGCCACTCACCTAAAAAAACACTCACTTCTTTCTTCTTGATTGTATCCCCTCTCTCTTCCAGGAGCCTAGTTGAACATCATCACATGTTCCTTTCCTCCTCGCAAGAGCTGTGCTGCTCCAATTTCTCCACCAGCTGAGATACGGAAACAACATGGATCAGAGAACTGAAACGCTAATTTAAAACCCTAAAACGTGGGTGTAAAGCTATTACTTTTTTCCGGTGGGAAAAGTGACTTTGGACTATAATTCGAGATCCCACCAAGACCCGAGCAGCCGTCATTTCCTCCAATCCTCTGTCTCTCTCGATGTTGACTCTAAGCTGTCACCAGGAACAAATGTTCTAGTGACATCTCATGTCAGAGAGAGTAAAGACACGGGTGTGTTATACGTTTTCCTACGCCTCTTTTTCTTATTTTTCCGACACACCTAAGGGTCCTGCATAATGAGGCAGAGCTTCGTGTCCGTGAGAGGTATTGGGGCCTCGTACTGGTTCCACTGCTTTGGTTGGCTCAGACTTTAGTGTGGGAAGTAGCCATGACATGAAAAGCCTTTGTGCCTGGAGGAACTATCTCCTCCTAACCTCTTTCATCGGATCATGAATGTGATGAGATTTTCCTCGTGTTGCCGACACAAATCCAATAAACCGTAAATACCAAAACATAACTGGTAGAGAAAGTAAAGTAAGGTAAGGAATGGACATACCTGGTGCACCACCGTGGACTTGTTGGCCAATTTGGCCTACGTTGTAATCTTCAGCATCCGGGGATGAAAAAAATAGTTTAGATCCCAATATGGGTAATCTTTAGTATTTTCAGTGCGTGTCCAGTTGATAAGGAGCAATTTATTACACCTCTTCGTTTTATGAGATAACCCAGAGAGTATGTCTTTAGACAGACAAAAAACAACACTCTAGAAGAATGAATCAAATACATACAAATATCAGAAGTTTCCTAGTAAAAAAAGAAACTAAAAAAGACAAAGACACTAAGAACCATGGACGCATGAGCTTTTATATATATAATCTTGTCTCTTGTTGCAAACATCAAAAAGAATAGCCGGTGAGGTTTGTGGTGGTTCAGTCATATTTGAGCTGCTAAACTGAGCCAAGAGATAGCCTCTAGATACAATCATACAATGCAATTTAAATATATAGAAAATACTCAAATAATTTATGCCATTAGCACTGCAATATATAAAACATAAGACATAATAGAGTTCAGAGCTCTTCTAGCATGCCTAAAGGGATTTGCTGACTAAACAGAATCATAATTTTCATCCAGGATGAAAAGAAAGGAATTATAAATCCAGCATCATACCTGTGACCACCACACATGCAATCTAATTATATGCCAGTCTGAATTCTCAATCCAGCGTCGAAGCATAGGGAAAATGAACATGATAGCCGTCAGCACATTTGGGAGCAAGCAAAGAGCGACAACCAAGATATGGAGCGGGGGAACCCCTTTAACGTCTCGTGGAAGGAATGATATCCATTGCTTCAGCATCCCAGGAGCAGAAGAATTGGACTGGGCATCGCAAAGCGGTAAGACTACACACCAAGCGAGACTTACAGCGATCTTGAGAATATTTCTCAAAATTTCAGTAAATTTCCATCTGTGGAAACCCGGGAAGTTTAAGATAATATCCAAGATACCTAGAATAGAAGGAAGAAACAATGTAATCGTTATTTCCTAGATAAGTAACAAAATGATGAAACAGAGGAACTCCAAACAGGGAAAGTTTTGTCGCAACATTGAGGGTGACGTACTCTGGAGGAAGCGTAGAAAAGCTGCTGTAATGAAGATACTGGAGAGAGATCTCCATCATCACGCATTGGCCAGCCGAGATAGAGGCAATCCGGAGACCTATATAACAGTGATGTGCAAATGTCACAAAAAAAATTAAGATTTCCCAACCAAGTAAATATTCAATTTACAGAATTTGAGTTTTAACGTACCAAAAATATTCATACAGATCATCATAGTTGGACCAATCTGAGTGAGCGGCCTTGCCAGTGGAATTCTTACTTGCTTCCCATTTCATGGAAAAGAGAACTATGGAGTATAGAAGGTCAAGATTATTAAGATGTCATAAACCTATCATTTAAACATTTACCTTTTCAGCAGAAAGGCCTCATCATCTCCACCGTAAGAAGGCTTGATATTTTTTCCAGTAACGATGCTGACATTTCCAGCCAGGAGACAATGGAGTTCATAAGCCATCTGAGAATAAAAAGCAGGTAAATATTGATGAATTCTTGTGTTTGACTAATCATATCAGCTAAAAAGGATTTAAAAACCCATATACAGTATCTTCTGCTGTTGTATATCTTCAGCACCTTAAGAAAGCCTTCGCATAAATTAAATGAGTGAATTTTTATTAAGAGTATAAACATCATTCAAAAAAGTGTCTCACTCAATCCATTTGTGAAAATAAAATGTTGCCTGGTACCTTAAACTATGTTTACGTCCTAAAAATTTGCACCAGTTCTTGTAGTTCTTAAAGAACTTTGTCTTGACGGCATCAACGGCTCTATCGTCGAGCTGCATCGATACATTAATTAACACAAAACTCCATTGCTTAAAAGTGTTAACAGATAAATATGTATCTTTTTATTGATGGAATATTGAGATAATGCTGTGGTGTTTTACTCATCAGTAGTGTCAGTGGGTCTAGGTGAGTGGAGGGAAGTATCGAAGGTACCTTATTCAGAAACTCTGGCCTGGGAGTCAACCTTATATGATTATCAGCAAGTAAACAAACCAGATGCTCCCTTTGGTTCCTGGCATTGTCTCTCTGTTAAAATCAAAGAAATAATAAGTAGGAAATATAGTTCACAGGTTCAACATAAATTCATTAGGTCGTCTTGCGTTGCCAAGGTAACTGAAATTATTACAGGTGAAGGAGCAAAAAAGACTAAAGAATACACAATCCTACCCTAGCATCAGCGTTGCCAAGGTATCTGAAATTATTACATGTGCAAAGGAGCAAAATTACCTTTTCGTTTTTAGCAGGAGCTTTTGAAGATTTGCCATATACATTTTTTTTTCTTGAAGAAAGCTAAGTCTTTTAGTTTCATCTTTCAATGACTGCAGAATAGGAAGAAAAATATTCAACTTATACGCTTCCTAGCAAAAAGCTACATTCATTAAGATGTTGTGTATATACCTCTTAATTATTTCCTTGTCTGGTAAGATATTTCTTTTATTCAGTCTCAAACTCAAAATCGATCTCCTGCATACAAATATAAAGAACAGTTCTCAGTTTTTCTGAAACCCACAAACCAATATAGTGTTTTGAGATTCTAAACTAACAAAGGTACTACGTGCTGATTAGGCTGGTACCCTACGCAGCGACCTCCAGCTTGATCCTAGCAGCTCTAAGCCAATAAAGGTCCCACCTTTCGCAATGTTTTTGGCCTCCCAGAAATGGATTTTGGTCCGAGCGAAACTTCGGAGGCAGGAGACTTACCGGTGGATTTTGTGGTCGTAATTGTAGCTTCGTTAGTGATAGTTTTTGATTTGGGCTTGATCCAGGGTTTAGATGAAGCGGCTTATATCGTAGGAGAATCTACGGGAGATGGAACAAAACCGTGAAGAAGATATTAAATAGCAACTTTGATTGATGAGGAGGGTTTCACGGAGGTTAACTCGAGATGCCCCTTTAACTCACAAAAAATGCTCAAATCTCCCATCAATAAAATATAATTTTATATTTATTTATTTTAAAATAGGAAAATAGGCTAAATACATCTATAACCCTAACAAAATTACATAATTACATGACCCAACCACTCAAACCCGGCCCACCCAAACAGAAACGGGTATAACCCTTTCCTAAATCTAAATTCCCTCCGCGTTCGCGTTTAGACAGAAAAGAAAAAAAAAATTGTCGTTCTCTCCTCTCTTTCTCCTCGTGTTCTTCCGAACATTCTTTCTGATTTCCAGAAACTCTCGGCTTCATCGTTTCTTCTTCTCCTTCGTCTCTTCTTCTGTTCTAATCAAGACTTCATCTTCTGAATCGACATCCTTCATTCTGGTAAGTTATTTTTTGACGTTGATTTCTTTGTATCTTGTATCTAGGTCAGATAAAATTTAGGGAAAACTTGTAAATTGTAGTCGAAAAGTTTGGTAGGATCTTAGTAAGCGAGATTGTGGTTTGAAATTGGGGAAAACATCTTGAAACTGTTGAATTGGTATAAACTGAAACAAAAAAACCAAGAGCTCGCGATTTTTATGGGTTCTTTCTTACTGGATCCAATTGGTTTTCCTGGTTTATTATTTGTGATATGAAACCGAAATCTCTTTGACTGTTAGGATAAATGTAAACTGAAATGAAGTAGGTGATTTATTGAATGAATGAAAGGTTTGAGATTAGGCAAAGTAATAATTCTAGATTATGCCTAAATGTGTGTTGTTGTGTTGTTTTTGGATGTTCAGAGGAAGTAGATAATGGCAGGTAACCGTGGAGGAAAAAAAAAAGACTACAAAGAAAAATGGAAAATCCACAACAGTTCCTGTTGCTAAAGAGCATGTGGAAGAGCTATTAGACGGAAACAATAGTGATGATATGTGTGGCCCCCCCTCTGAGGTATAATATTCTTTTGGTTTTAGTTGAATAAAGTGTCACTGGTTGTGTGTGTATTGGTTTTATTCTAATTAGATGATACTGTTGTGTATTAGTTTTGAATTGAAGCTTTATTGATGTTGGTAGGAGTAACTGAGTTGTTGTGATTAACATCTTGTACAGGGAATGAAGGGCCTAAAAAGAAAGCGTCCATCTACTGGAGGTGGAGTCTCCAGTAGAACTAGAGCTAGAAAAGCGGTATCAAATGGGAATGAGCCGGTTAGAGAAGAGAGTAATCCAGTGAGAGGAACGAGTGTGGTTTCGCTCTCACTTGACCCCGAAAGTGAAGGCATGTCTGCTGTTTCCTCCAAGGTAATTTTTGCATTCATTTTAATCATTTATTTTATTATTTTACTAGTAAAAAATGACTAATACATATATATTTGATTGCAGGAAAGACAACCACCACAGCCCCTTGAAATGTACTTCAAGAACACACAGTACCTGAAGACTTGCAAGATTCAGACCAAGTGCCGCGTGAAGAACACAGTTGATGTGATTAAGGAACTTAAGGAGGAGGTCGGCTGGTTCACGAGCCATCCTCAGTTTTGTCATTTCTTCCACATGCCTGATGAAGAATTCCTGAAGCTCCAAGGAATGTGGATGTTACTGCTGCACACCATTCGTATTGAAGGAGAAGAAGCTTCATGGTTTGGGGTGAATGGTGTGCCCATCCGCTACTCTATGAGGGAGCATGCCCTCATCTCTGGCTTGGACTGCCATGAGTATCCGAGTGGACATTTGAAGCTCGGGGGTACTAAGTTTGTGGATTATTACTTCGGTAATAAGAAGAAGATCACCATAGAAGATGTGAAGCAGAAGCTGCAA
This genomic interval from Brassica oleracea var. oleracea cultivar TO1000 chromosome C2, BOL, whole genome shotgun sequence contains the following:
- the LOC106326116 gene encoding nucleolar protein 56-like — translated: MAMYVLYESSSGYALFDVHGLNEIGQNVEAVQSSVSDLAQFRQVVKLTAFHPWQTAQDALNQINAVSEGFMSEELRSFLDLNFPKVEEGVEPKFSLGVSEPRLGSSIFEATKIPCQSNEFVQELLRGVRQHFDSFINDFKPGGLEKAQHGLAHSYSRAKVKYNVNREDHMVIQTISLLDTLDKDINSYAMRTREWYSPHFPELDKIVNDNYMYAQASKIIEDKSKLSEEHVPVLTEVLGGDEDKAREVVEAGQASMGLDLSPLDLLHAQTFAQGVIDLTDYRKKLYDYLVVKVKDVAPNLAALIGETVAARLISHAGSLINLAKHPSSTLQILGAERALFRALRTGGKTPKHGLIFHSSFIGRASARNKGRMARCLAGKCSIAARVDYFGDSSSADFGEKLRGQVEERLDSLHNVYAMEEVLEDEEIVDASGEEIDEEEAAADDDE
- the LOC106324406 gene encoding callose synthase 5-like, translating into MQLDDRAVDAVKTKFFKNYKNWCKFLGRKHSLRYQMAYELHCLLAGNVSIVTGKNIKPSYGGDDEAFLLKSKNSTGKAAHSDWSNYDDLYEYFWSPDCLYLGWPMRDDGDLSPVSSLQQLFYASSRVSWILS
- the LOC106322793 gene encoding uncharacterized protein LOC106322793, which translates into the protein MLSIPDTRMWNLASSYLTGPKHETRRPVHTHVECSDDDESSVGSREEGLECPICWESFNIVENVPYVLWCGHTMCKNCILGLQWAIVKLPTHPVQLPFFISCPWCNKLSFRLVFKGALRFPHKNYFVLWMVERMNGERRNSPGRDQTDGNNDCTRVPPPPCLHHRHHRTQSVPRDNIQTSLRKSLVFFVQLTAKFPLVVMFLLIILYAIPTCAAILAMYILVTLLLALPSFLILYFAYPCLDWLVREIVT